The following proteins come from a genomic window of Candidatus Cloacimonadota bacterium:
- a CDS encoding T9SS type A sorting domain-containing protein, which produces MKKILISVVLILLVLNLFGYILHKKAINTRSSLVYEHSRDVPEWEFIVDPTSLITTYYDYMPGSYNSLPVRIQPAVSEPYGYPAGGVYILYHTQETSSIDRREYYSYVDDQGNVLASAPVSNTPIWEGYGGIDIDPVTADPFVSYHINFGTLDATALFSYDLFHMLGASGLWRETYPVIVNSELDTPYPDDSFCWPYTFIGPSPLEDHRRVYIYANNYQGHGADGNPSENVLIAIADFNTSDIDNQSSLDWTYSTIPLMDEWNGDPWIRPFKACAVSDDGKIAFMGYNTEDEIFVFYNDNYGEGEYTYYSQDLRFWIDNPMNQQGTEYTFENDNGNPYDLYFGMIHAGHMNAIFTDNDMKIRITGALGLQGDDPDGGDGVYWPYAIYPKAFEFDIASQSFSFYDLDYTGADPDDNIPMIPWDINEDGAVDEYDDEGNVLWYSGWPIYFYDNDTAFHENVFKIVKNEENGWLAAVWHDGLKSKLANAGEEGYEDWIEVPEIAISVSSDNGGHWSEPIFMNSLDTPELTDMIPVYVYPGDVIEDLGDNHGRLHLFFLDDYSYGSSIHGFGLNNGGMLNYAAIDIEFPAVSVGDGEIDDIEFTLHNNYPNPFHAKTTISFFTAEDTEDAEIIIYNIKGQKVKQLSIENRQSPIEWNGKDDHDRNVASGIYFYKLKVGRRSQTKKMILLKR; this is translated from the coding sequence CAACCAGTCTTATCACAACTTATTATGATTATATGCCGGGAAGTTATAACAGTCTTCCGGTACGGATTCAGCCTGCTGTGTCCGAACCTTACGGTTATCCGGCAGGAGGAGTTTATATCTTATATCATACGCAGGAAACATCGAGTATTGATAGAAGAGAGTATTACAGTTATGTCGATGACCAGGGAAATGTATTGGCATCAGCTCCGGTAAGCAATACTCCCATCTGGGAAGGTTACGGAGGAATAGACATAGATCCGGTTACAGCAGATCCTTTTGTTTCATACCATATAAATTTCGGAACTCTTGATGCTACCGCATTATTTTCCTATGATCTTTTTCACATGCTTGGAGCTTCCGGTTTGTGGAGAGAAACATATCCTGTGATCGTCAACAGCGAACTGGATACTCCCTACCCGGATGACAGCTTCTGCTGGCCCTACACTTTTATCGGACCTTCTCCTCTCGAAGATCATCGCAGAGTTTATATTTATGCAAACAACTATCAGGGACATGGAGCTGACGGTAATCCTTCTGAAAATGTTTTGATCGCAATTGCTGATTTTAATACTTCGGATATTGATAATCAATCTTCATTGGACTGGACTTATTCAACGATTCCTTTAATGGATGAATGGAATGGAGATCCCTGGATCAGACCTTTTAAAGCCTGTGCAGTTTCGGATGACGGCAAGATTGCTTTTATGGGATATAACACCGAAGATGAGATATTTGTCTTTTATAATGATAATTACGGAGAAGGAGAATACACATATTATTCACAGGATCTTCGTTTCTGGATCGATAATCCTATGAATCAGCAGGGAACGGAATATACTTTTGAGAATGATAATGGGAATCCTTACGATCTCTATTTCGGGATGATCCATGCAGGACATATGAATGCGATCTTTACCGATAATGATATGAAAATTAGAATTACCGGAGCACTCGGACTGCAAGGAGATGATCCTGATGGAGGAGATGGTGTTTACTGGCCCTATGCTATCTATCCGAAAGCATTTGAATTTGATATTGCTTCCCAGTCTTTCAGTTTTTATGATCTTGATTATACAGGTGCAGATCCGGATGATAATATTCCTATGATTCCCTGGGATATTAATGAAGACGGAGCAGTCGATGAATATGATGATGAGGGAAATGTTCTCTGGTACAGTGGATGGCCCATTTATTTTTATGATAATGATACCGCTTTTCATGAAAATGTATTTAAAATTGTAAAGAATGAGGAAAATGGCTGGCTGGCAGCAGTCTGGCATGACGGTTTGAAATCAAAACTTGCCAATGCTGGAGAAGAAGGATATGAGGATTGGATCGAAGTTCCGGAAATTGCAATTTCAGTCTCATCGGATAACGGAGGACACTGGAGTGAACCTATCTTTATGAACTCGCTCGATACTCCCGAACTTACAGATATGATACCGGTTTATGTTTATCCCGGAGATGTTATCGAAGATCTTGGTGATAATCACGGCAGGTTGCATCTCTTCTTTCTCGATGATTACAGTTACGGTTCTTCCATACATGGTTTTGGTTTGAATAACGGCGGGATGTTAAATTATGCAGCCATTGATATCGAATTCCCGGCAGTTTCGGTTGGAGATGGGGAAATTGATGATATTGAATTTACATTACATAATAATTATCCTAATCCTTTTCATGCCAAAACTACGATTTCTTTTTTCACCGCAGAGGACACGGAGGACGCAGAGATAATAATCTACAATATAAAAGGACAGAAAGTGAAACAATTATCAATCGAAAACCGTCAATCCCCGATTGAATGGAACGGGAAAGACGATCATGATCGAAATGTAGCTTCCGGAATTTATTTTTATAAATTGAAAGTTGGGAGACGGTCGCAGACGAAGAAGATGATCTTATTGAAGCGGTAA